From Streptomyces sp. CMB-StM0423, a single genomic window includes:
- a CDS encoding MFS transporter, which produces MDDFVLLYPVYALLFADHGLSLWQVSSLFVIWSLTSLLLEVPSGAWADAFSRRLLLCAGPLLTGAGFTLWIVAPSYGAFAAGFVLWGAKGAFASGALEALLYEELGRAGAADRYARTLGRGRAAGTVGVMASMAAAAPVFAAGGYAAVGAASVASCLLGAAVATRFPEHRGAGEGVRDDRGAGEADGPGDPGAARAESGGTEPAGSDPGPEPAPEADADDPGLGWVGTLRAGFAELRAEPAVRGALLLVPAVVAVWGSLDEYTPYLVREAGVADPAVPLYLLLIWAGAAAGGLLAGRVEERGRAARTPAGVLAALLAGSAVALAAGGLLGTGVGIALVGVAFGGFQVATVLAEARLQERITGPARATLTSLAGVGTDLGTITVYGAYGLLGSAAGLGHGAAFAVCALPYLVVAPLLLRGRGRSRA; this is translated from the coding sequence CTGGACGACTTCGTCCTGCTCTACCCCGTGTACGCGCTGCTCTTCGCCGACCACGGGCTGTCGCTGTGGCAGGTCTCCTCCCTCTTCGTCATCTGGTCGCTGACGTCCCTCCTGCTCGAAGTCCCCTCCGGGGCCTGGGCCGACGCGTTCTCCCGCCGCCTGCTGCTGTGCGCGGGACCGCTGCTGACGGGCGCGGGGTTCACGCTGTGGATCGTGGCGCCGTCGTACGGGGCGTTCGCGGCGGGGTTCGTGCTGTGGGGAGCGAAGGGCGCGTTCGCGTCGGGAGCGCTGGAGGCGCTGCTCTACGAGGAGTTGGGCCGGGCGGGCGCGGCGGACCGGTACGCGCGCACGCTGGGGCGCGGGCGCGCGGCGGGCACGGTGGGGGTGATGGCGTCGATGGCGGCGGCGGCCCCGGTGTTCGCGGCCGGCGGGTACGCGGCGGTGGGGGCGGCGAGCGTGGCGTCGTGCCTGCTGGGGGCGGCGGTGGCGACGCGGTTTCCGGAGCACCGGGGGGCCGGAGAGGGCGTACGGGACGACAGGGGTGCCGGAGAGGCCGACGGGCCCGGCGATCCCGGGGCGGCCCGTGCCGAGTCCGGCGGGACCGAACCTGCCGGGTCCGATCCCGGACCTGAGCCCGCCCCCGAAGCCGACGCCGACGACCCCGGTCTCGGCTGGGTCGGCACCCTCCGCGCCGGGTTCGCCGAACTCCGCGCCGAGCCCGCCGTCCGCGGCGCCCTCCTCCTCGTCCCCGCCGTCGTCGCCGTCTGGGGCTCCCTCGACGAATACACCCCCTACCTCGTCCGCGAGGCCGGCGTCGCCGACCCCGCCGTCCCGCTGTACCTGCTGCTGATCTGGGCCGGTGCCGCCGCCGGCGGGCTGCTGGCCGGGCGGGTCGAGGAGCGGGGCCGGGCCGCCCGGACGCCGGCGGGGGTACTGGCCGCGCTGCTCGCGGGGTCCGCGGTGGCGCTCGCCGCGGGCGGGCTGCTGGGGACGGGGGTGGGGATCGCGCTGGTGGGGGTCGCGTTCGGCGGGTTCCAGGTGGCGACCGTGCTCGCGGAGGCCCGGTTGCAGGAGCGGATCACCGGTCCTGCGCGGGCGACCCTGACCTCGCTGGCCGGCGTCGGTACGGACCTGGGGACGATCACCGTCTACGGCGCGTACGGCCTGCTCGGCTCGGCCGCCGGACTCGGGCACGGGGCCGCGTTCGCCGTGTGCGCGCTGCCGTATCTGGTCGTCGCGCCGCTGCTGTTGCGCGGCCGGGGGCGTAGCCGAGCGTAG
- a CDS encoding sialidase family protein, which translates to MASVRQPIDVDIQTITVLPGEDNVIEEEIRVRPLHRAITTVTVGAALVASLFTAAAPANAAAHPKHWDAPECDQVVSDGSLSHTRDGGATFAPTTTAERPPYYQLVTGLETLATPNRLLATDINGRVTRSADAGCRWHTIAKLGSGHWFVAPGRDGSAYVWELRGDRVYRVDGNEVVRMPAFDGEKLGGLYGLTANPRRAGHLRAVTDGGRVLESTDHGRSFRPIGTPVPLAEAGPHTMFYDAKVSSADFDRIVVGVSDAGGFTSDDAGRTWRRAKLGAAGDKVNGFSLAISPVDPRVVYAKALNVTELEAGESGRHLYRSTDGGRTFRPVVDQFQDGEDVVIYNGGWMRPDPTDADVVYFEYGDPWSGTNLYRHDADDDELTIRHSGHHGIGALAVSPADPDVLYAGLTSVPSGAPVTGDGA; encoded by the coding sequence ATGGCGTCCGTTCGCCAGCCGATCGACGTGGACATCCAGACGATCACGGTACTTCCTGGTGAGGACAACGTCATCGAGGAGGAGATCCGGGTGAGACCCCTTCACCGCGCGATTACCACCGTGACGGTCGGCGCAGCGCTCGTCGCGAGCCTGTTCACGGCCGCCGCTCCCGCCAACGCCGCCGCGCACCCGAAGCACTGGGACGCACCCGAGTGCGACCAGGTCGTCAGCGACGGCTCGCTCTCCCACACCCGGGACGGCGGCGCCACCTTCGCCCCGACCACCACCGCCGAGCGGCCGCCGTACTACCAGTTGGTCACCGGCCTGGAGACCCTCGCCACCCCGAACCGGCTGCTGGCCACCGACATCAACGGCCGGGTGACCCGGTCGGCCGATGCCGGCTGCCGCTGGCACACCATCGCCAAGCTCGGATCGGGCCACTGGTTCGTCGCCCCCGGGCGCGACGGCAGCGCCTACGTGTGGGAGCTGCGCGGCGACCGCGTCTACCGGGTCGACGGCAACGAGGTCGTCAGGATGCCGGCCTTCGACGGCGAGAAGCTGGGCGGGCTCTACGGGCTCACCGCCAACCCGCGCCGCGCCGGCCACCTGCGGGCCGTCACCGACGGCGGCCGCGTGCTGGAGTCCACCGACCACGGGCGCAGCTTCCGTCCCATCGGCACGCCCGTCCCGCTGGCCGAGGCCGGCCCGCACACGATGTTCTACGACGCGAAGGTCTCCAGCGCCGACTTCGACCGCATCGTCGTCGGCGTGAGCGACGCCGGCGGCTTCACCAGCGACGACGCCGGCCGCACCTGGCGCCGCGCCAAGCTCGGCGCCGCGGGCGACAAGGTCAACGGCTTCTCCCTGGCGATCTCGCCCGTCGACCCGCGGGTGGTCTACGCGAAGGCGCTGAACGTCACCGAGCTGGAGGCCGGCGAGAGCGGCCGGCACCTCTACCGCTCGACCGACGGCGGCCGCACCTTCCGGCCCGTGGTCGACCAGTTCCAGGACGGCGAGGACGTCGTGATCTACAACGGCGGCTGGATGCGCCCGGATCCGACCGACGCCGACGTCGTCTACTTCGAGTACGGCGACCCGTGGAGCGGCACCAACCTCTACCGCCACGACGCGGACGACGACGAGCTGACGATCCGGCACTCCGGCCACCACGGCATCGGCGCCCTCGCCGTCAGCCCGGCCGACCCGGACGTGCTCTACGCCGGTCTGACCTCGGTGCCCAGCGGCGCACCGGTGACGGGGGACGGCGCGTAG
- a CDS encoding helix-turn-helix domain-containing protein yields the protein MFEPFGVLASDEALYRLLLRHPPLDTARLAAAAGRTEAETAPGVERLAELGLVTLLPGAPVRLVATRPDAAVDQLTVRWQDQVAVARTAATALLADLPVDRRHRPEDQVEILFGRGSVAAAFDRLQRSVRRELLVLDRPPYAQEPAEPNRAELEILARGARVRGLYAPEALEVPGAFDVFEAVVAAGEQARVHTDVPLKLAVADATTAILPFSREAHEMVDSAFVIHEGALLDALVQLFELLWAAAVPVPGPLAAAGGAGAGGAGGERGGDAESDRQLLTLLAAGLKDEAVARRLGVSARTLNRRVSALMLRLGARTRFQAGLQAARNGAVDL from the coding sequence ATGTTCGAGCCGTTTGGCGTCCTCGCGTCCGACGAAGCCCTGTACCGCCTGCTGCTCCGCCATCCGCCGCTCGACACCGCGCGGTTGGCGGCGGCGGCCGGGCGTACGGAGGCCGAGACCGCCCCCGGGGTCGAGCGGCTCGCGGAGCTGGGCCTGGTCACGCTGCTGCCGGGGGCCCCGGTCCGGCTGGTCGCGACCCGGCCCGACGCGGCCGTCGACCAGCTCACGGTCCGCTGGCAGGACCAGGTCGCCGTGGCCAGGACCGCGGCCACCGCGCTCCTCGCCGACCTGCCGGTCGACCGCAGGCACCGGCCCGAGGACCAGGTGGAGATCCTCTTCGGCCGCGGCTCGGTCGCGGCGGCCTTCGACCGGCTGCAGCGGTCGGTGCGGCGCGAGTTGCTGGTCCTGGACCGGCCGCCGTACGCGCAGGAGCCGGCCGAGCCGAACCGGGCGGAGCTGGAGATACTGGCGCGCGGCGCGCGGGTGCGCGGGCTGTACGCACCGGAGGCGCTGGAAGTGCCGGGCGCGTTCGACGTCTTCGAGGCGGTCGTCGCGGCCGGGGAGCAGGCCCGGGTGCATACGGACGTGCCGCTGAAGCTCGCCGTCGCCGACGCCACGACGGCCATCCTGCCGTTCAGCCGCGAGGCCCACGAGATGGTCGACAGCGCGTTCGTGATCCACGAAGGGGCCCTGCTGGACGCGCTGGTGCAGCTCTTCGAGCTGCTGTGGGCGGCGGCGGTGCCCGTGCCGGGACCGCTTGCCGCGGCCGGTGGCGCCGGGGCCGGTGGCGCCGGGGGCGAGCGGGGCGGCGACGCCGAGTCCGACCGGCAACTGCTGACCCTGCTCGCGGCCGGGCTGAAGGACGAGGCGGTGGCGCGGCGGCTGGGCGTGAGTGCCCGTACCCTCAACCGCCGGGTCAGCGCGCTGATGCTGCGGCTCGGGGCCCGTACCCGCTTCCAGGCGGGGCTCCAGGCGGCCCGCAACGGCGCCGTCGACCTCTGA
- a CDS encoding MarR family winged helix-turn-helix transcriptional regulator, whose protein sequence is MSVSDVGAERALVDRWHGLLACHAAVWGALERELQSRHGIGVSEFEALEGLATSDHDKCRAAELAGAVHLSQSATSRLTARLERAGLVTRAMCDVDRRGIFVLLTAEGRRLYEDAKPTHREVLAQALPGAAQPAGR, encoded by the coding sequence GTGAGCGTGAGCGACGTCGGCGCCGAACGCGCCCTGGTGGACCGCTGGCACGGCCTCCTGGCCTGTCACGCGGCGGTCTGGGGTGCGCTGGAGCGCGAGCTGCAGAGCAGGCACGGCATCGGGGTCAGCGAGTTCGAGGCCCTGGAGGGCCTGGCGACGAGCGACCACGACAAGTGCCGCGCGGCCGAGCTGGCCGGCGCGGTGCACCTGAGCCAGAGCGCGACGTCGCGGCTGACGGCCCGGCTGGAGCGCGCGGGGCTGGTGACGCGGGCGATGTGCGACGTCGACCGGCGCGGCATCTTCGTCCTGCTGACGGCGGAGGGCCGGCGGCTGTACGAGGACGCCAAGCCGACGCACCGCGAGGTGCTGGCCCAGGCGCTGCCCGGGGCGGCGCAGCCGGCCGGCCGGTAA
- a CDS encoding MFS transporter: MSSSAHLSTTSTKWDARLWGILLTVSLVVGLDALDVSMVGVALPSIQADLGLSTSTLQWVVSGYVLTYGGLLLLGGRTADLLGRRRVFLVAVAVFAVTSLLGGLVDDGGLLIATRLLKGVSAAFTAPAALSIITTTFAEGPARNKALGIFAVFGASGYSAGLVFSGLLTEVGWRWTFFLPFPIALIALVAAFRVLPEEGRPERTGGYDIPGAVTGVGAMLLLVYTVVEAPEVGWGATRTLLQFAVAAVLLAAFLAIERRSSHPLIRLGILRSGPLARANLGAAVFFGGYLGFQFLVMQYLQSVLGWSAMETALGFLPAALIVAFGSPRMDSLIDRVGTTRTIAGGVVAHLLAYVLFLAIDRDAPYLVGTLPSMVLLGLGFMLAFASFNIQATAGIPDDEQGLAGGLLNTSLQVGGAIGLAVVTAVLTANAEGATGSRALLNGFDPALYVVAAMALLGLVIALTGLRGSRRPEQEQKPVEDREYVYAAD, from the coding sequence ATGAGCTCTTCCGCACATCTGTCCACCACCTCGACGAAGTGGGACGCCCGCCTGTGGGGCATCCTGCTGACCGTCTCCCTCGTGGTCGGCCTCGACGCTCTCGACGTGTCGATGGTGGGGGTCGCCCTCCCCTCCATCCAGGCCGACCTCGGGCTGTCCACGAGCACCCTTCAATGGGTCGTCAGCGGGTACGTCCTCACCTACGGCGGACTGCTCCTCCTCGGCGGCCGCACCGCCGACCTCCTCGGCCGGCGGCGGGTGTTCCTCGTCGCCGTCGCGGTGTTCGCCGTCACCTCGCTGCTCGGCGGGCTGGTCGACGACGGCGGGCTGCTGATCGCGACCCGGCTGCTGAAGGGCGTCTCCGCGGCGTTCACCGCACCCGCCGCGCTCTCGATCATCACCACGACCTTCGCCGAGGGCCCGGCCCGCAACAAGGCGCTCGGGATCTTCGCCGTCTTCGGCGCCAGCGGCTACAGCGCGGGGCTCGTCTTCTCCGGCCTGCTGACCGAGGTCGGCTGGCGCTGGACCTTCTTCCTGCCCTTCCCCATCGCCCTGATCGCGCTCGTCGCCGCCTTCCGCGTGCTGCCCGAGGAGGGGCGCCCCGAGCGCACCGGCGGCTACGACATCCCGGGCGCGGTGACCGGCGTCGGCGCGATGCTGCTGCTCGTCTACACCGTCGTCGAGGCGCCCGAGGTGGGCTGGGGCGCGACCCGTACGCTGCTGCAGTTCGCCGTGGCCGCGGTGCTGCTGGCCGCGTTCCTCGCCATCGAGCGGCGCAGCAGCCACCCGCTGATCCGGCTCGGCATCCTGCGCTCCGGCCCGCTGGCCCGCGCGAACCTCGGCGCCGCCGTGTTCTTCGGCGGGTACCTGGGCTTCCAGTTCCTGGTCATGCAGTACCTGCAGTCCGTGCTGGGCTGGTCGGCGATGGAGACGGCGCTCGGCTTCCTGCCGGCCGCGCTGATCGTCGCGTTCGGCTCGCCGCGGATGGACTCGCTGATCGACCGGGTCGGCACCACGCGCACCATCGCGGGCGGCGTGGTGGCGCACCTGCTGGCGTACGTGCTCTTCCTCGCCATCGACCGGGACGCGCCGTACCTCGTCGGCACCCTGCCGAGCATGGTGCTGCTGGGCCTCGGCTTCATGCTGGCGTTCGCCTCGTTCAACATCCAGGCCACCGCGGGCATCCCGGACGACGAGCAGGGTCTCGCCGGCGGGCTGCTGAACACCTCGCTCCAGGTGGGCGGGGCGATCGGGCTGGCGGTCGTGACCGCCGTGCTCACCGCCAACGCGGAGGGCGCGACCGGCTCGCGGGCGCTTCTCAACGGCTTCGACCCGGCGCTGTACGTGGTCGCGGCCATGGCGCTGCTGGGCCTCGTCATCGCCCTCACCGGGCTCCGCGGGTCGCGGCGCCCGGAGCAGGAGCAGAAGCCGGTGGAGGACCGCGAGTACGTCTACGCGGCCGACTGA
- a CDS encoding LysR family transcriptional regulator, translated as MELQQLRYVVAVADTGGFTRAAERCHVVQSALSHQIGKLERELGARLFDRTSRQVRPTRAGEAFLPAARATLAAAERARAEVAAATGEVRGRLAIGSIPTVAAVDLPAALKEFHDAYPQVRISLAVGASENLVRAVAEGTYDLALLGVPAGFRAQQVRERILVRDRHLAVLPPDHPLAGTGETDLARLAEETFVDFAAGTAARAQSEEAFAAAGLRRTVGFEVSSMDFMADLVRAGLGVALLPSTFAPRLPGLATVRIADGPSREERLIWPRTRPSPAAAAFLHSLGVTPDEEENEEEDDGAPAG; from the coding sequence ATGGAGCTGCAGCAACTGCGCTACGTCGTCGCCGTCGCGGACACCGGCGGATTCACCCGCGCCGCCGAGCGCTGCCATGTCGTCCAGTCGGCGCTGAGCCACCAGATCGGCAAGCTCGAACGGGAGCTGGGCGCCCGGCTGTTCGACCGTACGAGCCGGCAGGTGCGCCCCACCCGCGCCGGCGAGGCGTTCCTGCCCGCCGCCCGCGCCACCCTCGCCGCCGCGGAGCGGGCCCGCGCGGAGGTCGCGGCGGCGACGGGGGAGGTGCGCGGGCGGCTGGCGATCGGGTCGATCCCGACGGTGGCGGCGGTGGACCTGCCGGCGGCGCTGAAGGAGTTCCACGACGCGTACCCGCAGGTGCGGATCAGCCTGGCGGTGGGCGCGAGCGAGAACCTGGTGCGGGCGGTCGCGGAGGGCACGTACGACCTGGCGCTGCTCGGCGTCCCCGCGGGTTTCCGGGCGCAGCAGGTCCGCGAGCGGATCCTCGTACGGGACCGGCACCTGGCCGTCCTGCCGCCGGACCACCCGCTGGCGGGCACGGGCGAGACGGATCTCGCGCGGCTGGCGGAGGAGACGTTCGTCGACTTCGCGGCGGGCACGGCGGCGCGGGCGCAGTCGGAGGAGGCGTTCGCGGCGGCGGGGCTGCGGCGGACGGTGGGCTTCGAGGTGTCGTCGATGGACTTCATGGCGGATCTCGTACGGGCCGGGCTGGGGGTCGCCCTCCTCCCCAGCACCTTCGCCCCCCGCCTCCCGGGCCTGGCCACCGTGCGGATCGCCGACGGCCCGTCCCGGGAGGAACGCCTCATCTGGCCCCGCACCCGCCCGTCCCCGGCCGCGGCGGCGTTCCTCCACAGCCTGGGGGTAACGCCGGACGAGGAGGAGAACGAGGAGGAGGACGACGGCGCCCCGGCGGGGTGA